In Janibacter sp. CX7, a single genomic region encodes these proteins:
- the murC gene encoding UDP-N-acetylmuramate--L-alanine ligase, with amino-acid sequence MPLADLGVVHVLAAGGAGMSAIVRLLLDAGVEVRGSDAHESPLLERLRERGATIWVGHDPAHLEGADTVVVSSAIREDNPELAAARERGLRVLHRSQALASAMGEQTRIAVAGANGKTTTSSMLTVALLEAGARPSFALGGELSTQGVNAALGEGAPFVAEADESDGSFLAYAPQVAVVTNVQPDHLDFYGDFATVEAAYLEFAETINDGGLLVACADDPGSERLATRAQAAGVRVLRYGFAEGADVRLVDPELDGTSARAGLVEGDVRRELVIGVPGRHNLLNAAAAYTAAAHGTGTDPQAVLDGLAAYGGTRRRFETKGEARGVTVVDDYAHNPGKVEAVVRTAKEIAGEHRLWVLFQPHLYSRTRDFAEAFAAGLEPADEVLLLDVYGAREDPMPGVSSQLIADPLAARGRSARVLPADEAVARVAAGAVAGDLVLTVGAGDITHLGPRLLEALGR; translated from the coding sequence GTGCCACTGGCCGACCTCGGGGTCGTGCACGTGCTCGCCGCCGGTGGCGCGGGCATGTCGGCGATCGTGCGCCTGCTCCTCGACGCGGGCGTCGAGGTGCGCGGGAGCGATGCCCACGAGTCGCCGCTGCTCGAACGGCTCCGTGAGCGCGGCGCGACGATCTGGGTCGGGCACGACCCGGCGCACCTCGAGGGCGCCGACACCGTCGTCGTCTCCTCCGCCATCCGCGAGGACAACCCCGAGCTGGCCGCGGCCCGGGAGCGGGGACTGCGCGTGCTCCACCGCAGCCAGGCGCTCGCCTCCGCGATGGGGGAGCAGACCCGCATCGCCGTCGCCGGGGCCAACGGCAAGACGACGACGAGCTCGATGCTCACCGTCGCGCTCCTCGAGGCCGGGGCCCGCCCCTCCTTCGCCCTCGGTGGCGAGCTGTCGACCCAGGGCGTCAATGCCGCGCTCGGCGAGGGCGCCCCCTTCGTCGCCGAGGCCGACGAGTCCGACGGCTCCTTCCTCGCCTACGCGCCGCAGGTCGCCGTCGTCACCAACGTCCAGCCCGATCACCTCGACTTCTACGGCGACTTCGCCACCGTCGAGGCCGCCTACCTCGAGTTCGCCGAGACGATCAACGACGGGGGTCTGCTCGTCGCCTGCGCCGACGACCCCGGCTCCGAGCGCCTCGCGACCCGGGCGCAGGCAGCGGGTGTGCGCGTGCTGCGCTACGGCTTCGCCGAGGGCGCCGACGTGCGTCTCGTCGACCCCGAGCTCGACGGGACGAGCGCCCGCGCCGGTCTCGTCGAGGGCGACGTGCGGCGTGAGCTGGTCATCGGTGTGCCCGGTCGGCACAACCTGCTCAACGCCGCTGCCGCCTACACGGCGGCCGCCCACGGCACCGGTACCGACCCGCAGGCGGTCCTCGACGGGCTCGCGGCCTACGGCGGGACCCGACGTCGCTTCGAGACGAAGGGGGAGGCCCGCGGGGTCACCGTCGTCGACGACTACGCGCACAACCCCGGCAAGGTCGAGGCCGTCGTGCGCACGGCGAAGGAGATCGCCGGCGAGCACCGGTTGTGGGTGCTCTTCCAGCCGCACCTGTACTCGCGGACGCGCGACTTCGCCGAGGCCTTCGCCGCCGGGCTCGAGCCGGCCGACGAGGTGCTGCTGCTCGACGTCTACGGGGCGCGCGAGGACCCGATGCCCGGGGTCAGCTCGCAGCTGATCGCCGACCCGCTCGCCGCGCGTGGTCGCTCGGCGCGGGTGCTGCCCGCCGACGAGGCCGTCGCCCGCGTCGCCGCAGGCGCCGTCGCCGGAGACCTCGTGCTCACCGTGGGGGCCGGCGACATCACCCACCTCGGGCCGCGACTGCTCGAGGCCCTGGGGCGATGA
- a CDS encoding cell division protein FtsQ/DivIB yields the protein MSRGSGTRAATEERFAQRAAQARGQRVRRWLVGLLVVALLVAFGWAVGFSSLLATREVTVSGADPADRADVEEIAERQVGTPLARVDGDAVASSITDEVPAVAHARVERGWPHTLKVKVTSRVPALAVRQDGGGFRLLDLDGVEIRTVRSAPRDVPTVSAESGAEVSGHGVRAAQGMLAALPDDLREDVDDVTVDSADQITFQLGKTKVSWGDGSSPDVKVRVIQVLLDKKPRTIDVSAPDTPVTTG from the coding sequence ATGAGCCGGGGGAGCGGGACCCGCGCGGCGACCGAGGAGCGGTTCGCGCAGCGGGCAGCCCAGGCGCGCGGCCAGCGGGTGCGCCGCTGGCTCGTCGGCCTGCTCGTCGTGGCCCTGCTCGTGGCCTTCGGCTGGGCGGTCGGCTTCTCCTCCCTGCTCGCCACCCGCGAGGTGACCGTCAGCGGAGCCGACCCGGCCGACCGGGCCGACGTCGAGGAGATCGCCGAGCGCCAGGTCGGGACGCCGCTCGCCCGGGTCGACGGTGACGCGGTGGCCTCGTCGATCACCGACGAGGTCCCGGCGGTCGCCCACGCCCGCGTGGAGCGGGGCTGGCCGCACACCCTGAAGGTCAAGGTGACGTCGAGGGTTCCGGCGCTCGCGGTGCGCCAGGACGGGGGCGGCTTCCGGCTGCTCGACCTCGACGGCGTCGAGATCCGCACCGTGCGCTCCGCGCCCCGGGACGTGCCGACAGTCAGCGCCGAGAGCGGCGCGGAGGTCTCCGGTCACGGGGTGCGCGCGGCGCAGGGCATGCTCGCCGCGCTGCCCGACGACCTGCGCGAGGACGTCGACGACGTCACCGTCGACTCGGCCGACCAGATCACCTTCCAGCTCGGGAAGACCAAGGTCTCCTGGGGTGACGGCAGCAGTCCGGACGTGAAGGTGAGGGTCATCCAGGTGCTCCTCGACAAGAAGCCGAGGACGATCGACGTCTCGGCGCCCGACACGCCCGTCACGACGGGCTAG
- the ftsZ gene encoding cell division protein FtsZ codes for MASAQNYLAVIKVVGIGGGGVNAINRMIEVGLKGVEFIAINTDAQALLMSDADVKLDVGRELTRGLGAGADPEVGKKAAEDHAEEIEEVLKGADMVFVTAGEGGGTGTGGAPVVAKIAKSLGALTIGVVTRPFTFEGRRRANQAESGIGALRDEVDTLIVIPNDRLLSISDRAVSMLDAFRSADQVLLSGVQGITDLITTPGLINLDFADVKSVMQGAGSALMGIGSARGEDRAVQAAELAISSPLLEASIDGAHGVLLSIQGGSDLGLFEINEAARLVQEAAHPEANIIFGAVIDDALGDEVRVTVIAAGFDGGAPQQRPDDRALGQVQSGGQGRAAAPAQQAPAQAAPAQQRPAQQAPAQAAPAQQRPAQQAPAQAAPAQQAPAQQVPAQQQAPAQQQPPAQQPVQQPPAQQPPAQQRPAQAAPPRQVTFDDGDDLDVPDFLK; via the coding sequence GTGGCATCAGCCCAGAACTATCTGGCCGTTATCAAGGTCGTCGGCATCGGCGGCGGTGGCGTCAACGCCATCAACCGCATGATCGAGGTCGGCCTCAAGGGCGTCGAGTTCATCGCGATCAACACCGACGCCCAGGCCCTCCTGATGTCCGACGCCGACGTCAAGCTCGACGTCGGTCGTGAGCTGACCCGTGGTCTCGGTGCCGGCGCGGACCCCGAGGTCGGCAAGAAGGCCGCCGAGGACCACGCGGAGGAGATCGAAGAGGTCCTCAAGGGGGCCGACATGGTCTTCGTCACCGCGGGCGAGGGTGGCGGCACCGGCACGGGTGGTGCCCCGGTCGTGGCCAAGATCGCCAAGAGCCTCGGTGCGCTCACCATCGGCGTCGTCACGCGCCCCTTCACCTTCGAGGGCCGTCGTCGCGCCAACCAGGCCGAGTCCGGGATCGGTGCCCTGCGCGACGAGGTCGACACGCTCATCGTCATCCCCAACGACCGGCTGCTGTCGATCAGCGACCGGGCCGTGAGCATGCTCGACGCCTTCCGCAGCGCCGACCAGGTCCTGCTCTCCGGTGTCCAGGGCATCACCGACCTCATCACCACGCCGGGTCTGATCAACCTCGACTTCGCCGACGTCAAGTCCGTCATGCAAGGGGCCGGCTCCGCCCTCATGGGCATCGGCTCGGCGCGTGGTGAGGACCGTGCCGTCCAGGCCGCCGAGCTGGCGATCTCCTCGCCGCTGCTCGAGGCGAGCATCGACGGCGCCCACGGCGTGCTCCTGTCGATCCAGGGTGGCAGCGACCTCGGTCTCTTCGAGATCAACGAGGCGGCCCGCCTGGTGCAGGAGGCCGCCCACCCGGAGGCCAACATCATCTTCGGCGCGGTCATCGACGACGCCCTCGGCGACGAGGTGCGCGTGACGGTCATCGCCGCCGGCTTCGACGGCGGTGCACCGCAGCAGCGTCCCGACGACCGGGCCCTCGGGCAGGTGCAGTCGGGCGGTCAGGGTCGTGCCGCGGCCCCGGCGCAGCAGGCTCCCGCCCAGGCGGCGCCGGCCCAGCAGCGTCCTGCCCAGCAGGCTCCGGCGCAGGCCGCTCCCGCCCAGCAGCGTCCTGCCCAGCAGGCTCCGGCGCAGGCGGCCCCGGCGCAGCAGGCTCCGGCCCAGCAGGTTCCTGCTCAGCAGCAGGCGCCCGCTCAGCAGCAGCCGCCGGCCCAGCAGCCCGTGCAGCAGCCCCCGGCCCAGCAGCCGCCGGCGCAGCAGCGTCCGGCCCAGGCCGCGCCGCCGCGTCAGGTGACCTTCGACGACGGTGACGACCTGGACGTCCCC